Genomic DNA from Cololabis saira isolate AMF1-May2022 chromosome 20, fColSai1.1, whole genome shotgun sequence:
GTCCAGGTAAACTCCAACTCTGGAGGAAGCAGGACCTGAAACACGAGTTTGGATGTTGTTGTGCCTGAATGTGTAACTGTTGGTGTCACAACACAAAGACCAGCTTTTGTTGTTGTATCCAAGTCTACAATCATTTGAGTTTCCTTTTCTGCTGATGTTCTTGTATACGACTGCAACATagacttcttttcctctccactccacctcccagtaacacTGTCCAGTCAGACCCTCTTTACTCAGGACCTGACTCCAATAACTGAAtatgtctggatgatcagaatatgactgtttttctttcatgtCTGTCACTTTTCTGTTCCCCTCAGACAGTAACAGATATGAGTTTGCTGTGTTTCGATCCAGAGTTATTTTTCTATAATATTTCAAGAACCCAGCTCTGgtctttggttctggttctggttctggttcggacagtaaaacatccactTCAGCCACTGACAGTGAGATGTTTGTCCACGTCTCTCTCAGAAGGTCCTGTAGTTTCTCTCTGGTCTCTGACACAGCTGCTGTCACGTCCTCAAAGTACCTGAGAGGACGAATCTGGATGCTGGATGAGAGTGTGGAGCCACTGAGGGGTGACGGTGAGGGGTAGTTGTGGAGGAACTGGTTGTGGTTCTCGGTGTCTGAGAGCTGCTCCAGCTCagcgtctctcctcttcaggtcagtgatctcctgctgcagttTCTCCGGAATCATCACCGGATCCCTCAGTAGATCCAGACAGATCGAACAAGAGTACTTTAGTGAATCCAACAcgtttcctctcttctccatttcagCTCTCGACTGTAGTGAACGTGTCAAGTTTTGTTTTAACTAAGATGAATAAAAGTGTCTCCAAGTAATCA
This window encodes:
- the LOC133420594 gene encoding tripartite motif-containing protein 16-like protein, which gives rise to MEKRGNVLDSLKYSCSICLDLLRDPVMIPEKLQQEITDLKRRDAELEQLSDTENHNQFLHNYPSPSPLSGSTLSSSIQIRPLRYFEDVTAAVSETREKLQDLLRETWTNISLSVAEVDVLLSEPEPEPEPKTRAGFLKYYRKITLDRNTANSYLLLSEGNRKVTDMKEKQSYSDHPDIFSYWSQVLSKEGLTGQCYWEVEWRGKEVYVAVVYKNISRKGNSNDCRLGYNNKSWSLCCDTNSYTFRHNNIQTRVSGPASSRVGVYLDHGAGLLSFYSVSETMTLLHRVQTSFTQPLYAGLSLWGDNSAELVNVK